In Carassius auratus strain Wakin chromosome 46, ASM336829v1, whole genome shotgun sequence, the following proteins share a genomic window:
- the LOC113064340 gene encoding E3 ubiquitin-protein ligase NEDD4-like isoform X7, producing MKNSISESAHRTTDFFLRCLMKTAWHPFVMIGPSMSISTMVRFLVVSSLWFSLPSHAKTRDDFLGQVDVPLTHLPTEDPAMERPYTFKDFLLRPRSPKSRVKGYLRLKMAYLPKNGGHEEESSEMREETEGWEVTDSTDPGSPRPQQLLPPLPQGWEEKVDNLGRTYYVNHNNRTTQWKRPSSVDVVSETENDNNLRHINQEARRVFRSRRHISEDLENEHLDIRDIDDSWEPISEEDPTLIADDLSHSPSGPSSLAMPLSSTPEFSDEISLRLPLTPDMNGEIPGPSSAVQSPLSSRLRSSSMTDGVSDQAQAPTPTSSQTRRTRAQTVTGVEDTMSPSASYALTTPGLPPGWEERRDPKGRTYYVNHNNRSTTWTRPILQQHPEDGASTSAAAAGGATAATPPASTPPSSSGHLNEPQVRRARSLSSPTVTLSSSLEGANNGQIRRAVKDTLSNPQSPQPSPYSSPKSQHKVNQSFLPPGWEMRLAPNGRPFFIDHNSRTTTWEDPRLKYPVHMRTKASLDPGDLGPLPPGWEERVHADGRTFYIDHNTKKTQWEDPRLQSPAITGPAVPYSREFKQKYDYFRKKLKKPADIPNRFEMKLHRNNILEESYRRIMSLKKPDNLKARLWIEFESEKGLDYGGVAREWFFLLSKEMFNPYYGLFEYSATDNYTLQINSNSGLCNEDHLSYFKFIGRVAGMAVYHGKLLDGFFIRPFYKMMLGKQITLNDMESVDSEYYNSLKWILENDPTELDLRFAIDEDNFGQTYQVDLKPSGSEMVITNDNKKEYIDLVIQWRFVNRVQKQMNAFLEGFTELITIDLIKIFDENELELLMCGLGDVDVNDWRQHTVYKNGFCPNHPVIQWFWKAVLLMDAEKRIRLLQFVTGTSRVPMNGFAELYGSNGPQLFTIEQWGTPDKLPRAHTCFNRLDLPTYETFEDLREKLLMAVENAQGFEGVD from the exons GTTCTTGGTTGTCTCATCTTTGTGGTTTTCCTTGCCAAGTCATGCTAAA ACCAGAGATGACTTCCTCGGGCAGGTTGATGTGCCTCTTACCCATTTACCG ACGGAGGACCCTGCAATGGAGCGGCCATACACGTTTAAAGACTTTCTCCTGCGTCCAAGAAG TCCTAAGTCTCGGGTGAAAGGCTACCTGAGGCTGAAGATGGCCTACCTGCCAAAGAATGGAGGACATGAAGAGGAAAGTAGCGAGATGAGGGAAGAAACTGAG GGTTGGGAAGTCACAGACTCCACTGATCCAGGTTCACCAAGACCTCAGCAGCTCCTGCCTCCGCTGCCTCAGGGCTGGGAAGAGAAGGTCGATAACCTGGGACGGACATACTATGTCAACCACAACAACCGCACCACACAGTGGAAGAGGCCCAGTAGTGT AGATGTGGTTTCAGAAACGGAAAATGATAATAACTTACGGCATATTAACCAAGAAGCCCGCAGAGTTTTCCGCTCTCGACGGCACATTAGCGAAGATCTGGAAAATGAGCATCTGGACATCAGGGACATAGACGAT TCATGGGAACCCATATCAGAGGAGGACCCAACTTTAATTGCAGACGATCTAAGCCATTCTCCGTCCGGACCCTCCTCTTTGGCGATGCCCCTCTCCAGCACTCCAGAATTTTCAGATGAAATCAGCCTTAGATTGCCTCTCACTCCAGACATGAACGGAGAAATCCCAGGACCCAGCTCTGCTGTG CAGAGTCCTCTTTCCTCTCGTCTACGCTCCTCTAGTATGACTGATGGAGTCAGTGATCAAGCTCAAGCTCCCACACCAACG AGCTCCCAGACCCGACGAACAAGAGCACAAACGGTCACAGGCGTTGAGGACACCATG TCTCCATCGGCCTCCTACGCCTTGACCACACCAGGCCTTCCGCCAGGCTGGGAGGAACGCAGAGACCCCAAGGGACGAACATACTACGTCAACCACAACAACCGCAGCACCACCTGGACGCGGCCCATTCTACAG CAGCACCCTGAAGATGGAGCCAGTACCTCAGCTGCGGCAGCAGGGGGCGCTACAGCTGCCACACCCCCCGCTTCCACCCCTCCCTCCTCCAGCGGCCATCTAAACGAACCACAAGTGCGCAGAGCCCGTAGCCTCAGTTCCCCCACCGTCACTCTCTCTTCCTCACTAGAG GGAGCCAATAACGGCCAGATACGGCGAGCCGTAAAGGACACGTTATCCAACCCTCAGTCCCCGCAGCCGTCTCCCTACAGCTCACCCAAATCCCAACATAAAGTAAACCAGAGCTTCCTGCCCCCTGGATGGGAAATGAGACTTGCACCGAATGGACGGCCGTTCTTCATCGACCACAACAGCAGAACCACCACATGG GAAGATCCTCGCTTAAAGTATCCTGTTCACATGAGAACAAAAGCATCCCTGGACCCTGGCGACCTCGGCCCACTTCCT CCTGGGTGGGAGGAACGAGTGCACGCAGACGGAAGAACCTTTTACATCGACCATA ACACCAAAAAAACGCAGTGGGAAGACCCTCGCCTCCAGAGTCCTGCCATAACTGGACCT GCGGTGCCATATTCCAGAGAATTCAAGCAGAAGTATGACTACTTCAGAAAGAAGTTAAAGAAGCCG GCAGATATTCCAAACCGTTTTGAGATGAAGCTGCACAGGAATAACATCTTGGAGGAGTCGTACAGACGCATCATGTCCCTGAAGAAACCCGACAATCTGAAGGCCCGTCTGTGGATCGAGTTTGAATCGGAGAAAGGCCTGGACTATGGGGGCGTGGCCAGAGAATGGTTCTTCCTGCTCTCCAAGGAGATGTTTAACCCTTATTATGGGCTGTTTGAGTACTCGGCCAC AGATAACTACACCCTTCAGATCAATTCAAACTCTGGCCTCTGTAATGAGGATCACCTCTCATACTTCAAGTTCATCGGTCGGGTGGCTGGCATGGCTGTTTATCACGGAAAGCTGTTAGACG GTTTCTTCATCAGACCGTTCTATAAAATGATGCTGGGCAAACAGATCACACTGAATGATATGGAGTCAGTG GACAGTGAATACTACAACTCTCTCAAGTGGATTCTGGAAAACGACCCCACAGAACTGGACTTGCGGTTCGCAATTGATGAGGACAACTTTGGACAG ACATATCAGGTGGATTTAAAGCCGAGCGGATCAGAGATGGTTATAACCAATGACAacaaaaaagaatacataga cCTGGTGATTCAGTGGCGATTTGTGAACCGGGTCCAGAAACAGATGAATGCCTTTTTGGAG GGCTTCACCGAACTTATTACTATCGACTTGATAAAGATTTTTGATGAGAACGAACTGGAG CTGCTGATGTGTGGTCTGGGTGACGTGGATGTCAATGACTGGAGGCAGCACACCGTCTATAAGAATGGCTTCTGTCCTAATCACCCTGTAATCCAGTGGTTCTGGAAG GCCGTGTTGTTAATGGATGCAGAAAAACGGATCCGACTTTTGCAGTTTGTCACTGGAACATCCAGAGTGCCAATGAACGGCTTTGCTGAACTCTACG GCTCCAATGGGCCGCAGTTGTTTACTATCGAGCAGTGGGGGACACCTGACAAACTCCCTCGTGCTCACACATG CTTTAATCGTCTGGACCTCCCGACGTACGAGACGTTTGAAGACCTGCGAGAGAAGCTTCTGATGGCGGTGGAAAACGCTCAAGGCTTCGAGGGGGTCGACTAA
- the LOC113064340 gene encoding E3 ubiquitin-protein ligase NEDD4-like isoform X8: MERPYTFKDFLLRPRSPKSRVKGYLRLKMAYLPKNGGHEEESSEMREETEGWEVTDSTDPGSPRPQQLLPPLPQGWEEKVDNLGRTYYVNHNNRTTQWKRPSSVDVVSETENDNNLRHINQEARRVFRSRRHISEDLENEHLDIRDIDDSWEPISEEDPTLIADDLSHSPSGPSSLAMPLSSTPEFSDEISLRLPLTPDMNGEIPGPSSAVQSPLSSRLRSSSMTDGVSDQAQAPTPTSSQTRRTRAQTVTGVEDTMSPSASYALTTPGLPPGWEERRDPKGRTYYVNHNNRSTTWTRPILQQHPEDGASTSAAAAGGATAATPPASTPPSSSGHLNEPQVRRARSLSSPTVTLSSSLEGANNGQIRRAVKDTLSNPQSPQPSPYSSPKSQHKVNQSFLPPGWEMRLAPNGRPFFIDHNSRTTTWEDPRLKYPVHMRTKASLDPGDLGPLPPGWEERVHADGRTFYIDHNTKKTQWEDPRLQSPAITGPAVPYSREFKQKYDYFRKKLKKPADIPNRFEMKLHRNNILEESYRRIMSLKKPDNLKARLWIEFESEKGLDYGGVAREWFFLLSKEMFNPYYGLFEYSATDNYTLQINSNSGLCNEDHLSYFKFIGRVAGMAVYHGKLLDGFFIRPFYKMMLGKQITLNDMESVDSEYYNSLKWILENDPTELDLRFAIDEDNFGQTYQVDLKPSGSEMVITNDNKKEYIDLVIQWRFVNRVQKQMNAFLEGFTELITIDLIKIFDENELELLMCGLGDVDVNDWRQHTVYKNGFCPNHPVIQWFWKAVLLMDAEKRIRLLQFVTGTSRVPMNGFAELYGSNGPQLFTIEQWGTPDKLPRAHTCFNRLDLPTYETFEDLREKLLMAVENAQGFEGVD, from the exons ATGGAGCGGCCATACACGTTTAAAGACTTTCTCCTGCGTCCAAGAAG TCCTAAGTCTCGGGTGAAAGGCTACCTGAGGCTGAAGATGGCCTACCTGCCAAAGAATGGAGGACATGAAGAGGAAAGTAGCGAGATGAGGGAAGAAACTGAG GGTTGGGAAGTCACAGACTCCACTGATCCAGGTTCACCAAGACCTCAGCAGCTCCTGCCTCCGCTGCCTCAGGGCTGGGAAGAGAAGGTCGATAACCTGGGACGGACATACTATGTCAACCACAACAACCGCACCACACAGTGGAAGAGGCCCAGTAGTGT AGATGTGGTTTCAGAAACGGAAAATGATAATAACTTACGGCATATTAACCAAGAAGCCCGCAGAGTTTTCCGCTCTCGACGGCACATTAGCGAAGATCTGGAAAATGAGCATCTGGACATCAGGGACATAGACGAT TCATGGGAACCCATATCAGAGGAGGACCCAACTTTAATTGCAGACGATCTAAGCCATTCTCCGTCCGGACCCTCCTCTTTGGCGATGCCCCTCTCCAGCACTCCAGAATTTTCAGATGAAATCAGCCTTAGATTGCCTCTCACTCCAGACATGAACGGAGAAATCCCAGGACCCAGCTCTGCTGTG CAGAGTCCTCTTTCCTCTCGTCTACGCTCCTCTAGTATGACTGATGGAGTCAGTGATCAAGCTCAAGCTCCCACACCAACG AGCTCCCAGACCCGACGAACAAGAGCACAAACGGTCACAGGCGTTGAGGACACCATG TCTCCATCGGCCTCCTACGCCTTGACCACACCAGGCCTTCCGCCAGGCTGGGAGGAACGCAGAGACCCCAAGGGACGAACATACTACGTCAACCACAACAACCGCAGCACCACCTGGACGCGGCCCATTCTACAG CAGCACCCTGAAGATGGAGCCAGTACCTCAGCTGCGGCAGCAGGGGGCGCTACAGCTGCCACACCCCCCGCTTCCACCCCTCCCTCCTCCAGCGGCCATCTAAACGAACCACAAGTGCGCAGAGCCCGTAGCCTCAGTTCCCCCACCGTCACTCTCTCTTCCTCACTAGAG GGAGCCAATAACGGCCAGATACGGCGAGCCGTAAAGGACACGTTATCCAACCCTCAGTCCCCGCAGCCGTCTCCCTACAGCTCACCCAAATCCCAACATAAAGTAAACCAGAGCTTCCTGCCCCCTGGATGGGAAATGAGACTTGCACCGAATGGACGGCCGTTCTTCATCGACCACAACAGCAGAACCACCACATGG GAAGATCCTCGCTTAAAGTATCCTGTTCACATGAGAACAAAAGCATCCCTGGACCCTGGCGACCTCGGCCCACTTCCT CCTGGGTGGGAGGAACGAGTGCACGCAGACGGAAGAACCTTTTACATCGACCATA ACACCAAAAAAACGCAGTGGGAAGACCCTCGCCTCCAGAGTCCTGCCATAACTGGACCT GCGGTGCCATATTCCAGAGAATTCAAGCAGAAGTATGACTACTTCAGAAAGAAGTTAAAGAAGCCG GCAGATATTCCAAACCGTTTTGAGATGAAGCTGCACAGGAATAACATCTTGGAGGAGTCGTACAGACGCATCATGTCCCTGAAGAAACCCGACAATCTGAAGGCCCGTCTGTGGATCGAGTTTGAATCGGAGAAAGGCCTGGACTATGGGGGCGTGGCCAGAGAATGGTTCTTCCTGCTCTCCAAGGAGATGTTTAACCCTTATTATGGGCTGTTTGAGTACTCGGCCAC AGATAACTACACCCTTCAGATCAATTCAAACTCTGGCCTCTGTAATGAGGATCACCTCTCATACTTCAAGTTCATCGGTCGGGTGGCTGGCATGGCTGTTTATCACGGAAAGCTGTTAGACG GTTTCTTCATCAGACCGTTCTATAAAATGATGCTGGGCAAACAGATCACACTGAATGATATGGAGTCAGTG GACAGTGAATACTACAACTCTCTCAAGTGGATTCTGGAAAACGACCCCACAGAACTGGACTTGCGGTTCGCAATTGATGAGGACAACTTTGGACAG ACATATCAGGTGGATTTAAAGCCGAGCGGATCAGAGATGGTTATAACCAATGACAacaaaaaagaatacataga cCTGGTGATTCAGTGGCGATTTGTGAACCGGGTCCAGAAACAGATGAATGCCTTTTTGGAG GGCTTCACCGAACTTATTACTATCGACTTGATAAAGATTTTTGATGAGAACGAACTGGAG CTGCTGATGTGTGGTCTGGGTGACGTGGATGTCAATGACTGGAGGCAGCACACCGTCTATAAGAATGGCTTCTGTCCTAATCACCCTGTAATCCAGTGGTTCTGGAAG GCCGTGTTGTTAATGGATGCAGAAAAACGGATCCGACTTTTGCAGTTTGTCACTGGAACATCCAGAGTGCCAATGAACGGCTTTGCTGAACTCTACG GCTCCAATGGGCCGCAGTTGTTTACTATCGAGCAGTGGGGGACACCTGACAAACTCCCTCGTGCTCACACATG CTTTAATCGTCTGGACCTCCCGACGTACGAGACGTTTGAAGACCTGCGAGAGAAGCTTCTGATGGCGGTGGAAAACGCTCAAGGCTTCGAGGGGGTCGACTAA
- the LOC113064351 gene encoding alpha-protein kinase 2-like, which translates to MELVIPSHDQPAEPRIVDGDEENIQCSPLLFKEDFLSDQYFGENQPASIVTEKVHFGEGMHRKAFRTTLREGNLPSFNPGHPCVLKVHNAIGYGTKNNEELVQKNYSLAVEECHVQNTAREYIKAYNSVAKSAESFGELPEIIPIYLVHRPSNNIPYATLEEELLGDFVKYSVKDGKEINLMRRDSEAGQKCCAFQHWVYTQTEGNLLVTDMQGVGMKLTDVGIATCKKGYKGFRGNCATSFIDQFKVLHLCNRYCELLGLTSLQPKPKPKPKPKTQPAPKKKTFGPVLSGKS; encoded by the exons ATGGAACTAGTCATTCCGAGTCATGATCAACCAG CTGAGCCCAGGATTGTGGACGGCGATGAGGAGAACATCCAGTGCAGCCCACTTCTCTTCAAGGAAGATTTTCTTTCGGATCAATACTTTGGAGAGAATCAACCAGCGAGCATCGTGACTGAAAAGGTCCACTTCGGTGAAGGCATGCATCGCAAGGCTTTCAGAACCACTCTCAGAGAAGGCAATCTGCCGAGCTTCAACCCCGGCCATCCCTGCGTCCTGAAAGTACACAATGCCATCGGCTATGGGACCAAAAATAATGAGGAACTCGTCCAGAAGAACTACAGCCTGGCTGTGGAG GAATGTCATGTGCAGAATACCGCCAGGGAATATATTAAAGCGTACAATAGTGTGGCCAAGTCTGCAGAATCATTTGGAGAGCTGCCAGA AATCATCCCGATTTATTTGGTGCACCGGCCGTCTAACAACATCCCTTATGCTACGCTGGAGGAGGAGCTGCTGGGAGATTTTGTGAAGTACTCCGTGAAGGACGGGAAGGAGATCAACCTGATGCGCAGAGACTCCGAGGCAGGACAGAAATGCTGCGCCTTCCAGCACTGGGTCTATACTCAGACCGAGGGCAACCTGCTGGTCACAGATATGCAGG GTGTGGGTATGAAACTGACAGATGTTGGGATTGCCACCTGTAAAAAAGG CTATAAGGGATTCAGGGGAAATTGTGCCACGTCCTTCATTGATCAGTTCAAGGTTCTGCATCTGTGTAACCGGTACTGTGAGCTTCTGGGCCTGACGTCCCTCCAGCCCAAGCCCAAGCCAAAACCAAAGCCAAAAACACAACCCGCGCCAAAGAAAAAAACCTTCGGTCCTGTACTGAGCGGCAAGTCCTGA